Genomic DNA from Sciurus carolinensis unplaced genomic scaffold, mSciCar1.2, whole genome shotgun sequence:
ggtcttttcatgatattccttagttcttggagattctgttcatgatttcttaccatcttctctgtttgtccaactttgttttcatggataaatattttgtcttaaatatctgaggttctgtcttccaggtgttctatcctattggttatgctttctatggagttcttaatttggtttattgtttccttcatttcaaggatttctgtttgttttttttttcaatatccctaactctttattgaaatcatcttttgcttcctgtatttgctcttttaactgtagaTTGGTGAGaactttcaatgcctgcatttgctctttcatctcatcattcaatgcctgcatttgctctttcatctcatcgtttgcttccatgatcattttaattatgtacgttctgaactccctttctgtcatttcttctgccatgctgtcatggcttttattgatgtaacatccagatttgtttggggcatttttctccccttgttttctcagattgttcaggtatcaatggactgctgagatattgctgatatcctctattgatttataatgtccttgaagtattctagtatatcccttcttagccttcagtagcctgaaatcttggatgaagttgataatgtggtgctccacaaggaagctgcctctctaggggtggtgaacTTCAGGTTGCATATATTCcctactagtgggcagaggcgtctccacttgttgaacaatggtcatccaatggggaactaggctgtgggctgaggcaaggcctgtttgggattgtgtctcttgttttaccatccttgtgagaaaacctcacctggcagggaagactcacccagtggggaggtcttgctggtcagttcccctcctggcaattcccctcaatccacaactataACCTGGGCTGGGCATCCTTCCTCttcaatgttcccaggggcctggacctacctcctggcctgggagcctcgccctgcccagatgagtctccttaggctgcctcacctcagagaatctgcccacagtcctggaaccttcgctccacccctcagcttgtctctgtgtagctcttccaccgagaagccgcctaggtcctcggaccctgctctgcacctaatcacctggctatgtggcccctcctctgagcagccacctggagtccTGTACAGTCACTCTGAATCCCACTGAcccactgcacacctcctcctcctctggccaaCTCCCCCCCATGTTCAGGAGCAGTTTCTCTGAGTTCAAGTGATCcactgcatgcctcctcctcctcctcctcctcctcctcctcctcctctgggcagctgcctggagccccagtgggttGCCCCatgtccaagtgctgtgctgagcagactccactatgatgctcccagttgtccgagttcccTGCTCTAGCAGGGGAGGGGTGTCTAGTTGggtaactctacttcacaaagttccctgcattccacgACTTCCACCCCATCCAgcatgcctccccaatgggagagactcacaaggtggctttgagttggtcccaagtctctcaatatttctttttgaatcctgagtctagTGGCAGGTTTGGTGCAGCATGGTGAGAATGGCAGCTTGGAGGGCCCCTCAAAAAACCATTCTTAAATGTAGATTTCTTTGAGTGATAttcttaaagaacaaaatgaaaaatgttcttaaatgtaaaactaagagaaaatatgtaaaaagaaacaaggaGGGTTTTATAAGTACTtaatatacatacaaaaaagaatgtgaaatttaACTCTAAAATAAAACCTATATGTTAATCATGAAGTGAATTCAACTACTCATTAAAACAAGTTAAACCAGGTACACAtgtgtataatcccagtgacttacaggttgaggcaaaaggatctcaactttgaggtcagccttgcAACCTAGGTGACactttgtcacaaaataaaacaataaaaaggaccaagaatgtagcttactggtagagcaCTCTGGCTTTAATTGCCAGGACAGCAAAAAATGTGATTTGCTAAATCAATATAACAAgctggatataaaaatatatacttttgttctttaaaaactttcaaaGTGCTACTGAGTGGAAATCACTTactgacaaaaacagaaataaacatattaaataaactaCTTTTGAAACAACTTTACATGATATAATTTAAAGTTGAGTTTACAATTTCATAAACTGATTTTCAAGAACTTTTCCAAAAATTCACTCTTTTGGTttctttcaatgtatttttttctttaaaaatagtcaaatctACTATAGAAGTTAGAAGTACATAACGATATGCTATAAAGAAAACATATCTAGAATCTACCTTTGTGCAAGGAGTTTTCTGAATTAGGCTTCTAAATTGATTGTGCAGATTATTTACACCATTCAACTAATAGGTTATTTTCCAAACtgctttaacttttttcttcttgcctaattgctgtTTGGGATCAAAAGAATCACAGCAGACATAACCagttaaattttatcaaacatCTTACCCTTATCAAAGATTGCATTAGCACTTCTCTCCAAAAGGATCTGAAACATCTCTACATTGGCAACGCTAGCAGCATACATTAGAGGGGTCCATCTATACCAAAAGTTGGAATGTACACTAATGCCTGTCAAcacaaaaacaatcttttaaaagtcccataatcaaaaacaaaacagtaaaaaaaaaatcctcactgCAGTGTGtgtaacatatatacacatagagaCATATGtctctatgtgtatatataaatgtagttTATTCTGTAAGAGGTTTTCTTGGTAATAATGgtcttagaaaaatagaaatattgtgACTGATAAATTTGCTAACTTAAGTTCACTATATGTGCTATATTCTGAGTCTTGATCGGCATTTATCAATATAAGTATAAAATAGTTTATAGTATAAGAGATTTTTCTATGCCACTTCTTTTTCTTAGGGGAGTTGGGAAAGGTTTCAGAGAGGGAATGTgtcttttaaattagaatattacACTTGGACCATATCTAAGATTGCAAATACCACATAATTCCCTAAGATATCCTAACTTTCTCTTCAACACAAAGCTTACCCATGGGTGACCAGATAAAACAAGAAGCTAAAAAGTTAGGTTTAGGTTAGATTATGAAAGCCCTGTTATGAAATACAAACTACACTTTGTGATCCAGGGATTAACATCATTCTATCTGTATTATGAAGGCAACATAGATATATAACTGTTGAGAATGGGGCAGGATGCATGGAGACCAATTTATGAACATCAAATTAAGGTCaggggaaaaagggagagagagagagagggagaagtagagggagagagaagaggtgtgagggggagggagagaagggggcagagggagacacagagagagaggtcATGTGTAGGGTGGGGCAGAGTGTGTATAACAAAAGGACATTCAAATGAAGGATCATCAGAATTTAACATTATTTTGACAAggagtgaaaaaaagaagaaatcaaaaatgaCTATCAGGTTCTaccttagaaaaatgaataataagtaGTGAGCTAGAATTCCCTTCACAGATGATATATCAGGACTTAGGTGTAGGAAAAAGTTTCAGAGTGTTATAGGGATAGAGAGTAACTAGGACAAGAACTAGTTGACCTTAAAGTCCTTAATAATGTAATGTTAAAATCCTTGAAATTATATGTTTTTCCGTAGTAATATTGATAAATTTGGCTATGTACAAAAAGACTGAACTGTATTTGGACTGAGGAAGAGCATAAAAGATGTAATAGAAGGATAAAGATACAGTAAGTAAATGAACACAATCCATTACATTTAGGTAAAAACTTTTctataaggagatagagatttcAATGGCAATCTCTCACTTCAACCTAAGTAGAATTTGCTAATCTCaattaggaaaacatttttgtttcaaagaaggaaaaattatatatgaagtACCACTGAATATGGACTTGGCTTTAACACTGTATAATTTACAGATTTTATTGTCTTTGGCTCTGATGTATTCCACTTGCAAAGATGAAGGTAATATcaccaaaaaaatataaacttagggcaggttttacttttttctgttaaaatattaAGTCACTGAAAATCTAGATATGTCCAATTCCCAATTATCTCACTTTAAATGATATAAGGCAGATGAAAAATATTGAgagaaaaaatacttaacaatCTCAGTACATACATAAAATGCTATCCCAACTTGTTGACTCTGAAATATTCCTCTTTAAATTGCTACAACTGAAAGCATATGAGTTCAGAAAACAGtaactttctcattctttctttatttgataCTACTATTTGAATTTTGATAGTAAATGtagataaatgaaaagacatgaaacaaaaaaaataaaacatttgatataAAAGTTCTTACCAATCacctataatattaaaattaagttttaggTATAGTGTTTAAAACAGGTATCTTATAAGGATTAATGCAACATACTATAtagttcaaaatattcaaaataacacTACATTGTTTTTGGATATATAcagatatcataaaaatataaagaaattcatAGGAATGATACTCAACAACTGTAGGAAAGTGATCaactgtgtgtgtgggggtttCTATATCTTTCTTGAATATGCAAAATACTTCATAGAGAACTAAACATATTActatacagaaaaataacaaacccTTGAGACACCTTCAAACTTAAAAATGgctgttactttttcttttataccaaATTCCAGGCACTTAACCAtttaatcactgagacacattcccagcccttttttatattgtctcactgaattgtttagggtCTTACTACATTtttgaggatgactttgaactcatgatcctccagcttcatccccagagcccctgggattacagaattGTTCCACCTCATCTGGCacaagttcattttttaattaaaggtttTGACTGGTGTAGAAatatgtttcaaaaacaaaaatggttttgaatgcaaaataatagtaaaagttattaaagacttaaatgagaACATGTAGAATAAAATACCCCAAAAAAGCAGTAAGGGTGtgtgagtaggaaaaaaaaggcaacatatctttccactttacatgtatgtattttttatagttttttaatgacctttcaatattttgtaattaaaatcaaatttcaaatggTTGACTAAATACTTAGCAGTAGGCTCCTTCAAAAGACTCAAAAAACCATATATGCTATTGAAAAGATCCCTGCCCcatcagctcaggcctattttaagagaaaaagaaaaatcattaacggggcatgttaaaggaatttatctgaagatttagttaagaaaggggcaggataattggaaagtcagagcatgtctgaactaacaggagctgataagcaggaactataaaactgtcctgtaaaacttctgataccagattcctgaccaaggacagaataaataggatgagataacaaaggactgtaaatgacGAAGTAAAATTATGGCCTGtgaagcatgttatcttaagttctgagccgctctgaccccccccccccggAGGGTTATCCTTAgtaaggttccttctcgggtcagctcccctggacttcacagataagatgagagaagtctgtgtttatacattctttaccatttttatgacccgtgctgcgggcaattagggaaagcctgtgtttatgcaggtgcggaagtgcGAGGCTGCAGGCAATTTGGGAAaacctgtgtctctatctttcatttccccctctccagttaaagtaaaattatggcttttccaaggatgtctaaatgctggattcaaaataaccaataagaaacctgttgcctACCACAcgtgaaacctgcccctttaccctataaaaaacctgtaccccaaagcccggtgtgccagttcaccgaagctccggctgaggttttactgagcacccgcaggtgcctgtgtaccaataaacagcctcttgcttttgcagccagtgtcttcgcatgatcttccttggacagggggacggagggtctttcatctGGAGGTCCCACTGAGATTTGTGTACTTGCTGCTCCAAATCCCTGCCCGAGGAAATTCTggaagaactactgggaggtaaaCTGGCCAGCTGGAGCTCGTTGTCGTGTTTGTTTCGTGTCTCATGTTTGTTTCTACGTCACTTGAGCGCAGCGTTTGTACGATCACGCAtggtcactttgtactttgggcagcccgagaaggagttgacgaactcagacttctcccctgccaccctgggagacgtcctaggGGTCCTAGTGCCCGATTCAtcgggacttgtttttggccggaggggcttaCGCTCCCCAACACCACTTGGTACCTTTGGCCTGTGCTGAAGACGCGCAGCGTTTGTAATTTGTTGCTTGGCTGGAGGGGCTTGCGCTCCCCGACGCCACTTGGTACTTTCGGTCTGTACTGAAGACGCGCAGcgtttgtaatctgttgtcttgTCTGCGTTCTCTTGTgtttgtgcctgtttcttaatttcctttttaccagcgagactgaaatggggcaatccatggtaacccccctgagtctcaccctcaaCCATTGGCAGGACGTCCGAAACCGTGCCAGCAACTTATCGGTCaaggtcaaaaagaagaagtgggtAACCCTCTGCACTTCTGAATGGTcaaccttcaacgtaggctggcccaaagaagggtccTTTAATCCCAATCTTGTTTCACAGGTCAAATCCCACATCTTCACTCCAGGCCCTAAAGGACATCTTGACCAAGTTCCATACATCGTGACTTGGGAAAACCTGGTTTTTGACCCGCCACCATGGGTCACCCCCTTCGCTACCCCAaaacctttcctctcttcccttcctaacgagccctcccttcctcctcccgcTCCTTTtattcctgtccctcctcagactGCCCAAACCTCTAGACTATACCCTGTACTGGATAAATCCAAGCCCTCCATTCCTCCTAAGTCGAAACCTCGGACTGTCCTTTCGCCCGAGGAAAATACCTTAATAGATCTACTAGCAGAAGAACCCCCACCTTACCCTCCTCAACCTCTCCCCAACACCAACCCTCATCCGGATTCCTCCGAGGAGGATGAGGAACCCCCAACTGCCAGAACCCTCCCAGACCCCTCTCCAATGGTGGGAAGACTCCGAGGGCGCAAGGAGCCTACAACTTCTAGGGAAACCTCAAAGGTTTTCTCCTTAAGACAGACTGGAGGCCCTAATGGTCAATATCAATACTGGCCTTTCTCTGCCTCCAACCTTTATAACTGGAAAACCCATAACCCTTCCTTCTCGAGTGACCCTGTAGCCTTAACCTCTTTAATTGAGTCCATTCTAGTGACCCACCAACCAACCTGGGATGACTGCCAGCAGCTTCTCCAAACTCTCCTCACATCCAAGGAAAGACAAAAAGTCTTATTAGAAGCCCATAAAAATGTTCCTGGGGACAATGGGCATCCCACACATCTCCCCAATCTGATTAATGAGGCTTTTCCCTTGACGCGGCCTGATTGGGATTACAATACTGATGAATGTAGGAACCACCTATGTCTCTATCGCCAGTTACTCACAGCGGGTCTCCATGGGGCTGGACGAAGGCCCACCAATTTGGCTCAGGTAAGACAAACTGTTCAGAGGGCGGACGAAACCCCTACTGCATTTCTAGAAAGATTGAAGGAGGCATATCGAAGGTTTACTCCTTTCGACCCAGATAGTGAGGAACAGAAAGGCAATGTCTCTATGGCATTCATTTGGCAATCTGCCCCTGACATTAGAAGCAAGCTACAAAGGTTGGATAATCTGCAGGATTTCTCCCTGGCAGATTTGttaaaggaagcagaaaagatTTACAATAAGAGGGAAActccagaagagaaagaagagaggattaGGAAAGTGCAGGAAGAAAGGGATATAAGATACTGAGAGGAATTAGATAAGAGGGATCAAAAGCGtaataaagaaataagtaaagtACTGGCCGCAATAGCTCAGACAGGGTCACAAGGGACTAAaccaggaagagaaaggggatgaAGCAGGCCCCAAGTGGAACACGACCAATGCGCCTACTGTAAGGAAAAAGGACATTGGGCAAAAGACTGTCCAAGAAATCCCAAAAGGCTCCCCGACTCAAGGAGGTACCCCAACAAAACCCCTCAACTACTAACTTTGGATGATGAAGATTAGGGACGTCAGGGCCAGGAGCTCCCCCCTGAGCCCCGGATAACTCTACAAGTGGGGGAGGAACCGGTAACCTTCCTAGTGGACACAGGAGCCCAACATTCAGTGCTGACGCAGGACCCCGGACTCCTAAGTGGAAGGACGACATGGGTCCAGGGGGCCACCGGATGCAAACCATATCGAAGGACCACTAAAAGAGAAGTCCACCTTGCCTCAGGTAAGGTCTCCCACTCAATCCTGCATGTGCCCGACGGTCCATACCCATTACTAGGAAGAGACTTACTAACCAAACTAAAAGCCCAGATTTGTTTTGAGAATGGAAGGGCCTCCATAAGTGGGCCCAATAGGGTGCCTCTCCATATATTGACTTTTAACTTGGAAGATGAATATAGACTATTTGACCAACTCCCCGAACTTGGCAAATATATGGACTATTGGCTCAGCTCCTACCCAGAGGCCTGGGCTGAAACTGGGGGAATGGGAATGGCAATATGCCAAGTCCCCATAGTGATCTCACTCAAGACCACTGCAATACCTATCAATATTAAACAATACCCCATGTCCAGGGAAGCTTACCTAGGCATTAAACCGCATATCAAGCGGCTTCTAGATCAAGGCATACTGACACCTTGCCGATCACCCTGGAACACCCCCTTACTCCCAGTCAAAAAGCCAGGGACTCAAGACTATCACCCGGTCCAAGACTTAAGGGAGATAAACAAGAGAGTGGAAGACATCCACCCCACGGTACCCAACCCTTATAACCTCCTCAGTACCTTGCCTCCCACTCATACCTGGTATACTGTCCTAGATTTAAAGGATGCATTCTTCTGCTTGAGGTTAagtccccagagccaggccctaTTTGCATTTGAATGGAAGGATCCTGAGGAAGGACTCTCAGGACAATTGACCTGGACCCGGTTACAACAAGGATTTAAGAACAGTCCCACACTTTTTGACAAAGCCCTACATCAGGACTTAGCTGATTTACGGGTAAGAAACCCCTCCCTAATAATGCTCCAATACGTAGATGATATTCTAGTGGCGGCCCCTACCGAAGAAGAATGTATTGAAGGGACCAAAGCATTACTGCAGGCTCTAGGGCAATTGGGGTACCGGGCCTCTGCAAAGAAAGCACAAATCTGTCAGACGAAAGTTACTTACCTCGGATATGAGCTTCATAATGGTCAGAGATGGCTCACCACAGTCCGGAAAGAAACTATCTCGAGTATTTCCACTCCCCAGAATCCCAAACAACTACGGGAATTCCTGGGGACAGCAGGTTTTTGTAGACTATGGATTCCTGGATTTGCAGAGATAGCAGCCCCTCTGTACCTATTAACAAAGCAGAACAGCCCTTTCGCCTGGACAAATGAACACCAGAGGGCGTTTGATCACATCAAACAGGCCCTCCTATCTGCCCCTGCCCTGGGTTTACCGGACATCACTAAGCCTTTTGACCTCTTTGTTGACAAAAAGCAGGGATATGCAAAGGGAGTCCTAACCCAGAAATTGGGACCATGGAGATGCCCAATCGCCTACATGTCAAAAAAATTGGACCCTGTGGCATCAGgatggcctccctgcctccggATGATAGCAGCAGTAGCAATCCTATTTAAGGATGCTACTAAACTGACTCTGGGACAGCCACTAACCTTGTTAACTCCACATGCCATCGAAGCAGTAATCCGGCAACCTCCTGACCGCTGGATCTCCAATGCCCGGCTTACCCACTACCAGTCTTTATTGCTGGACACGGACCGAATCCGGTTCGGTCCTTTAGTAACTCTAAACCCAGCCACGCTCCTGCCCCTCCCCGGGGGACCCATCCCCCACAATTGCCAACAGATTCTTGCAGAGACCCAAGGAACCCAACCAGATCTGTTAGACCAACCCATGACGGACGCGGAGTTAGTCTGGTTCACTGACGGGAGTAGCTATTTGCTAAACGGGGAACGACGAGCAGTAGCAGCCGTCACCGCTGAATCAGAGGTAATCTGGGCGAGCGTGTTACCGGGAGGAACATCAGCCCAGCGAGCAGAGCTGATAGCTCTGACGCAGGCCTTAAAACTGGCTGAGGGGAAGAAACTCAATGTATACACAGACAGTCGGTATGCCTTTGCTACCGCCCATATCCATGGAGAAATATATCGGCGGCGAGGGTTATTAACCTCAGAGGGAAGAGAGATCAAGAATAAGACTGAAATCTTAGCCTTATTAAAGGCCCTCTTTCTGCCAAAGAGACTAAGTATAATACATTGCCCTGGCCACCAAAAGGGAGACCATCTAGAGGCAAAAGGAAACAGACTGGCAGACAAAACTGCTAGGAATGCAGCTTTAGGCCCACAACTCCTAGTGACTACCCTATTGCCACAAAAGGTTAAAAAGCCACCCGAGGGCTTCGAGGAACGTTGGGTCTATGAGGACCCAGATTTGGACATTGTGCAACATCTAGAGGCCACCTATAACCCGGCTGAAGGCACATGGGAATACCAGGGAAAAACTGTAATGCCTATCAAACACACCAAAGAACTAATAAGATCCTTGCACAGACTTACTCATTTGGGAGCTAAAAAGATGAGAACCCTCTTGGATCGTGGAGAAGGAAATCTATACCTGCCCCACAGAGACTCAATCATCAGGCAAGTTGTGAGAAATTATCAAGCTTGTGCTCAGGTTAACacaggtaaaataaaatttgggattGGGACCCGGGCCAGAAGGCACAAGTCTGGAACCAGTTGGGAAGTCAACTTTACAGAAATCAAACCTGGATGTATGGACACAGGtatcttttagtttttgtggacactttttcaggatgggtagAAGCATATCCCACTCGGCATGAGACTGCTAAAGTTGTGGCAAAGAAGCTGTTGGAAGAAATTTTTCCAAGGTATGGTACCCCAGGGACTATTGGTTCAGATAATGGGCCTGCCTTCACCTCCCAGGTAAGTCAGTTAGTGGCCAGTACATTGGGGATTAATTGGAAATTACATTGTGCTTACCGACCCCAAAGTTCAGGGCAGgtagaaagaataaatagaacTATCAAGGAGACTTTAACTAAATTAACGCTTGAAACTGGCACTAGAGACTGGGTGCAACTCCTGCCATTAGCTCTGTACAGGGCCAGGAACACCCCTGGCCCTCAAGGACTAACCCCCTTTGAAATTCTGTATGGTGCCCCACcacccactgtcaatttctatgAAACTGAGATTTCTGCTCTGTTCACCCCCACCCTGCAGACCCATCTACGTGCATTGCAGTTAGTCCAAAACGAAGTCTGGAAGCCCCTAGCAGCGGCCTATAAGGAACAACTGGAGAAACCAACAGTGCCACACTCCTTCAAGATAGGAGACACCATCTGGGTCCGCAGGCATCAGAACAAAAACCTTGAACCTCGCTGGAAAGGACCTTACACCGTCTTGCTGACCACCCCTACTGCCATCAAGGTAGACGGCATTGCAGCCTGGATCCACGCAGCCCACGCGAAAGCGGCACATCCACAAGACTCCATCCCTACACCCCAAGAATCAACATGGAAATTACAACGCACTCAAAATCCTCTAAAGATAAGACTTACTCGCATTTGATTGTccttattgtttgttttccttttgtagtAACCAGTCACAGTCTCCATACCCCCATGCAACTAACGTGGCAAGTTTACTCTCAAACTGGAGAAATAGTTTGGACTACTACTGCAGTCCATACCCCAGGGACCTGGTGGCCTGATCTAACTCCGGATTTCTGCCAACTAGCTGCGGGCATAGACTGGTGGGATATATCTGACCGACAACCTGACCAACTCAGTTCCAAAATGGCCCCTAGGCCCCAGCAGGGCACTGCTCCGGGGTGTTCAACCCCGGTCGCCAGGTGTCGTTTGGCCCAATCTGACTTCTATGTATGTCCCCGAGACGGCAGGGACAGGCCCCTAGCACATAAATGTGGAGgatatgaagaatatttttgtgCCCAGTGGGGGTGTGAAACCACTGGGGATGCATACTGGACACCGACTTCTCAATGGGATTTAATACGGGTAACCAAAAACTTCCCTTCCCCCGATTCAGATGGCCATACCTGTTACGTGTCAAACTCCCAATTCTCCTCGGGTCTCTCACTTCCCCTTAAAATCCAGTTCACCCACCAGGGTAAAACAAAGCTCGAGCCCTGGATTACCGGGAGAACATGGGGACTTAGATGGCATTTATCAGGTAAGGACTCCGGAGTGGTCTTCAAAATCAAATTAACACAGTTCCCAAAAGTAAACCTCCCCATAGGACCCAATCCTGTGCTAGGGTATCAAAAAGCTCCCTCGCCGCCCAGAACGCCACCCAAGGTAGCCCCAGTCACAGTAACTTCTGTAGATTCAGTCCCAACTCCATCTCCCACTATTCTTGGTACCGGAAATCGGTTATTTAATTTAGTCCAAGGAG
This window encodes:
- the LOC124975843 gene encoding LOW QUALITY PROTEIN: uncharacterized protein LOC124975843 (The sequence of the model RefSeq protein was modified relative to this genomic sequence to represent the inferred CDS: inserted 2 bases in 2 codons; substituted 3 bases at 3 genomic stop codons), with translation DVRNRASNLSVKVKKKKWVTLCTSEWSTFNVGWPKEGSFNPNLVSQVKSHIFTPGPKGHLDQVPYIVTWENLVFDPPPWVTPFATPKPFLSSLPNEPSLPPPAPFIPVPPQTAQTSRLYPVLDKSKPSIPPKSKPRTVLSPEENTLIDLLAEEPPPYPPQPLPNTNPHPDSSEEDEEPPTARTLPDPSPMVGRLRGRKEPTTSRETSKVFSLRQTGGPNGQYQYWPFSASNLYNWKTHNPSFSSDPVALTSLIESILVTHQPTWDDCQQLLQTLLTSKERQKVLLEAHKNVPGDNGHPTHLPNLINEAFPLTRPDWDYNTDECRNHLCLYRQLLTAGLHGAGRRPTNLAQVRQTVQRADETPTAFLERLKEAYRRFTPFDPDSEEQKGNVSMAFIWQSAPDIRSKLQRLDNLQDFSLADLLKEAEKIYNKRETPEEKEERIRKVQEERDIRYXEELDKRDQKRNKEISKVLAAIAQTGSQGTKPGRERGXSRPQVEHDQCAYCKEKGHWAKDCPRNPKRLPDSRRYPNKTPQLLTLDDEDXGRQGQELPPEPRITLQVGEEPVTFLVDTGAQHSVLTQDPGLLSGRTTWVQGATGCKPYRRTTKREVHLASGKVSHSILHVPDGPYPLLGRDLLTKLKAQICFENGRASISGPNRVPLHILTFNLEDEYRLFDQLPELGKYMDYWLSSYPEAWAETGGMGMAICQVPIVISLKTTAIPINIKQYPMSREAYLGIKPHIKRLLDQGILTPCRSPWNTPLLPVKKPGTQDYHPVQDLREINKRVEDIHPTVPNPYNLLSTLPPTHTWYTVLDLKDAFFCLRLSPQSQALFAFEWKDPEEGLSGQLTWTRLQQGFKNSPTLFDKALHQDLADLRVRNPSLIMLQYVDDILVAAPTEEECIEGTKALLQALGQLGYRASAKKAQICQTKVTYLGYELHNGQRWLTTVRKETISSISTPQNPKQLREFLGTAGFCRLWIPGFAEIAAPLYLLTKQNSPFAWTNEHQRAFDHIKQALLSAPALGLPDITKPFDLFVDKKQGYAKGVLTQKLGPWRCPIAYMSKKLDPVASGWPPCLRMIAAVAILFKDATKLTLGQPLTLLTPHAIEAVIRQPPDRWISNARLTHYQSLLLDTDRIRFGPLVTLNPATLLPLPGGPIPHNCQQILAETQGTQPDLLDQPMTDAELVWFTDGSSYLLNGERRAVAAVTAESEVIWASVLPGGTSAQRAELIALTQALKLAEGKKLNVYTDSRYAFATAHIHGEIYRRRGLLTSEGREIKNKTEILALLKALFLPKRLSIIHCPGHQKGDHLEAKGNRLADKTARNAALGPQLLVTTLLPQKVKKPPEGFEERWVYEDPDLDIVQHLEATYNPAEGTWEYQGKTVMPIKHTKELIRSLHRLTHLGAKKMRTLLDRGEGNLYLPHRDSIIRQVVRNYQACAQVNTGKIKFGIGTRARRHKSGTSWEVNFTEIKPGXYGHRYLLVFVDTFSGWVEAYPTRHETAKVVAKKXVGRNFSKTHLRALQLVQNEVWKPLAAAYKEQLEKPTVPHSFKIGDTIWVRRHQNKNLEPRWKGPYTVLLTTPTAIKMAIPVTCQTPNSPRVSHFPLKSSSPTRVKQSSSPGLPGEHGDLDGIYQSSYGLGYPTYNQSMFWVIWKAKRGTPGNP